attctcCTTTTCTTGGCAGAAGACTTTGGCCCCCTTGAATGACAAGTCGGGAGATATTTAGGAGATATTTTGGGTGGCTATATATGTACATGCATTGATCATCCAATCAGATGaaaggaaattgaaaatgtTTCTCCAAAATAATGCACACTCATAAAGAATCTTCCCACTTTGGTGGAAATTTATAGGACAATGTCCCATGAAATATCCTAAGATGTGTGGAAGTCTTTGTACAGGGCGAGTGTAATGATATTAAATGATCATatgaagataaatattaatttaaataagatttgataaatccaaaattattacCATGTCATTTGGTgtatgataaaagaaaataaaattatatattacagaACAAATAGGTCAAttagagatatttataatataattcgTCGAGTGTgattaaacttaattttggtaaaaaGTATTCACGATCCAGATTTTGTTACATCAATAATATGAATATGAATATAAGTATGAATGCAGTATTTTTCATATCGATATATTTATGAAGGCGaagcaataaaaattgaaaaaataattgaaaatttgtttcaaaatctcaaaatattcaaTGTTGGAAAAATGTAGtttatgtttaaataaattgccATAATAGAATTTGCAAGTATTTTAAGAGACAACCTAGGTAACATgcctcaaattttatttttatggttgGAGCTCGAACCATATATTATGAGGTAGAACTCGagtttttagtttttagtaaatctaataaaattatattattataaataaataatattaattattattatattaattataaaaagtattacaCATatggtataatattttaatttattgttataaatgtaaactaattattagtttagtagtagtataattagtagaaaatatatatacatcaaacTAACAAAATACttgcacataattttatatatttattaatattaataacagaataaacataatttattttttaagttagaagctcgagctcgaattggctcgactcatctgccacccctacTCGTAAGTACTACAGATCAAAAGTTATATATGGTCATTTGCAGCTCCATCGTCAAACCACACACTTCAAGCACTATACCCTAGACTACCTTCGATTCAAAAGCTCGCAAAATACatccttctctttttctacATCAGCTATGAAGATCATAATAGATGAAAAGtattaaagaaatgaaaaactaaCGTGGCTCCTTAACTttcaagcaaaagaaaaaggcgCCAATGTGCCCCCAAACATGAGAGTCAAGATGCATTGGGGGCGGCCTAAACCAGGACTAGCACAGACcagttcaaaaaataatttatttttttaaatatacctGAGTGATGTTCGGCCTTGAGTTTTAAATAGACTCCAATTGGATTCATTTTAAACCCAAGTCCAGCCCATAAATCCGGCCTGGTTGAGGCCCTAACCAGACCTCAAATGTAtgtttcattattattatttatctttttttacataattaaggtgttcttttgaaaaattatttaaatttatgattgtcttatgaaaaaataaataataaattaaatcacacaaatatttataacttaaaaaaataatagtcaAAACTATATaatgaattgaaataataatttgactaaCAAGCTTATATAACAAACTTAgatagtaataaattttagaaaaataaacaaagagtaGTAGTGAATTACTGTActgaaaatttagaattaaaataataaaaataaattttcttaaaatttcaaaaatacaaaatacaaaattaaatagttaatttagataataaaataaaaattatataaaaagaaaaaaatgaaccaGCAAACCCGATCCAAACCTGTCATAGGACTAATGATCCTAGTCCACTAGGATGGGTCGATCCCAAATACCCAAGACCATCCCAATCTCAAcggatcaaaattgaattaatttacttttttattggGTTAATTCGATCTTGCTTGACGCGCATcgcagtaaatttcttttaaaaaattgaggaaaTCCTATtcatctttatatttatagaatcTTTTTCACTTTATAGAGGTAAAATACAAGTGACTCTACAAATGGAAGACCCAGCTGATGATATCGACACACATTAGAGTTGACTTACATAGTTGACTTGCTTCCACTCAATACCATGCCCTGATACACATGACTCAAACCtgtcttttttattaagtctCAAATTCAGTCTACTTCGATCATCAAATCCTGAAATAAAACTGACCAATCTTCTTAGAAAATCAGTGGAATCAGTCTTAAATTAATCATTCGTTCTTCAGAAAGTATTCCCATGAAGAATCTTTTGTTGGTCAGTCTGATTCTCCTTCCGGCTTCCGTTCTCGGGGACTGTACCTGCGAGCCCGAAGACGAGGACCGGAACAAAGCCCTCGCGCTCAAGTACAAGCTGGCGGCCATCGCCTCGATCCTCGTGGCGAGCGCGATAGGCGTGTGCCTTCCCGTCGCTGGAAAGAGGGTGCCGGCGTTGAGCCCTGAGAGGAGCTTTTTCTTCATTGTGAAGGCATTCGCTGCCGGAGTGATTCTGTCGACGGGGTTCATTCATGTTCTGCCGGATGCTTTCGAGAGCCTGACGTCGCCGTGCCTCAGCGATCACCCTTGGGGGGATTTCCCGTTCGCCGGATTCATAGCCATGCTCTCTGCGGTGGGAACGCTCATGGTTGATACTTACGCAACGTCGTACTACCAGAGGCGGGCGGGGGCCAAGGCGGAGATGGGCGGCGCCGACGAAGAAGAGGCGGTGGTTCCGTTTCATACTCATGCTACGCATGGCCATGCACATGGGTCGTTATCGCTGGAATTGGATTCCGGGGAAACTGAACTCCTTCGTCACCGTGTGATTTCGCAGGTATTTTAC
This genomic stretch from Sesamum indicum cultivar Zhongzhi No. 13 linkage group LG16, S_indicum_v1.0, whole genome shotgun sequence harbors:
- the LOC105178589 gene encoding zinc transporter 8-like: MKNLLLVSLILLPASVLGDCTCEPEDEDRNKALALKYKLAAIASILVASAIGVCLPVAGKRVPALSPERSFFFIVKAFAAGVILSTGFIHVLPDAFESLTSPCLSDHPWGDFPFAGFIAMLSAVGTLMVDTYATSYYQRRAGAKAEMGGADEEEAVVPFHTHATHGHAHGSLSLELDSGETELLRHRVISQVLELGIIVHSVIIGIALGASESPKTIRPLIAALTFHQFFEGIGLGGCITQAKFNTRAVAIMALFFSITTPMGIAVGIGISNIYSETSPTALIVEGVFNAASAGILIYMALVDLLSADFMSPKLQSNGKLQLGANVSLLIGAGCMSLLAKWA